Proteins encoded together in one Candidatus Sulfotelmatobacter sp. window:
- a CDS encoding SDR family oxidoreductase → MESNNHNSNAAPTVYWRVEGSLLDLTVVEPVAFFTWNAQTFTERFRRRGLIFLMAALRPFLYSTNRKFATRVVHAVLRGVTRDRMDLLGEEFFLYKLKPRLKERGVRKVQELVQSGADVVLVSQGLEHVMRPLAQHLGVKRIVANRLDFRDGVATGRLLKPVIRPRGAFAKFREENPDGRRAPKTLARQLDISVDDLRSAAIPAERQPVAPTRPIVHFDGQRQAQGFSVRRAFAGKHVMLIGVTGFIGKVWLANTLMDLPEVKRIYLLIRRQKSNPAERRFEKMVEDSPVFDPLFERHGDKFLGFLREKIEVVEGDVTQPGLGLGPEASRRLQKSLDLIINSSGLTDFNPDLRDALTTNTDAALNILEFVRASDHAGLLHLSTCYVAGEQDGRVAERLTPNYNPRGLADFDAEQEWRSLHEFVKQAEAQAESEQVTSGLRMQARSKEHAAKDLQGAALENQIRKNRVRWLKTYLTEAGTRRAKELGWPNTYTLTKSLAESLIVKHGAGLPVAVVRPAIVETSVAKPFLGWNEGINTSASLSYLLGTYFRQLPSNKSKRLDIVPVDAVCAGMTLISAAVMERRHDPLYQLATSVTNPCDMGRSIELTSLAHRKHYRAQEGLESWLRLRFDAIPVSKTRYNRMSAPAQKAIVKSIQRIMSPLPLKKAPLVKTERSLERLEKLIELFEPFILLNEHDFAAENIEKLSYALVPEEQETFAYDTRSLDWWEYWINIHIPALRYWTYPLIEGRPLEARPPRTFQLAPASGVAVKTGTDGATWRYS, encoded by the coding sequence TTGGAATCGAACAACCACAACTCCAATGCGGCCCCAACCGTCTACTGGCGGGTAGAGGGCAGTCTGCTTGACCTGACTGTGGTCGAGCCGGTGGCGTTCTTTACCTGGAATGCGCAGACGTTTACCGAGCGCTTCCGGCGGCGCGGGCTGATCTTCCTGATGGCGGCGTTGCGTCCGTTTTTATATTCCACGAACCGCAAATTTGCCACGCGGGTGGTGCACGCCGTGCTGCGCGGAGTGACGCGGGATCGCATGGATCTGCTCGGCGAAGAATTCTTTTTATACAAGCTGAAGCCGCGGCTGAAAGAGCGCGGCGTGAGAAAGGTGCAGGAACTAGTGCAGTCCGGGGCCGACGTTGTCCTGGTCAGCCAGGGACTTGAACATGTGATGCGGCCGCTGGCGCAGCATTTGGGCGTGAAGCGGATTGTGGCGAACCGGTTGGATTTTCGCGATGGCGTGGCGACTGGAAGGTTGCTGAAGCCGGTGATCCGGCCGCGGGGAGCGTTTGCAAAGTTCCGGGAAGAAAATCCCGATGGACGACGGGCTCCGAAAACTCTGGCGCGGCAACTCGATATTTCGGTAGATGACTTGCGCTCAGCTGCGATTCCCGCGGAGCGGCAACCGGTGGCGCCGACGCGGCCGATCGTTCACTTTGACGGCCAGCGGCAGGCGCAAGGTTTTTCCGTGCGCCGGGCGTTCGCAGGAAAGCACGTCATGCTGATTGGGGTCACTGGTTTTATTGGCAAGGTGTGGCTGGCGAATACGCTGATGGATTTGCCGGAGGTGAAGCGGATTTATTTGCTGATCCGCCGGCAGAAGTCGAATCCGGCGGAACGGCGTTTCGAGAAGATGGTGGAAGATTCGCCGGTGTTCGATCCGCTGTTTGAACGGCATGGCGACAAGTTCCTCGGCTTTCTGCGGGAGAAAATCGAAGTTGTCGAGGGCGATGTCACGCAGCCGGGGCTCGGGCTCGGCCCCGAGGCTTCGCGGCGCTTGCAAAAGAGTCTGGATCTGATCATCAACAGCTCGGGGCTAACGGATTTCAATCCCGATCTGCGCGACGCGCTTACGACCAATACGGATGCGGCCCTCAACATTCTCGAGTTTGTGCGCGCGTCGGATCATGCGGGATTGCTCCATCTCTCGACTTGTTACGTCGCCGGCGAGCAGGACGGGCGAGTCGCGGAGAGGCTGACTCCGAACTACAATCCGCGCGGGCTGGCAGATTTCGACGCCGAGCAGGAATGGCGCTCGCTGCACGAGTTCGTGAAGCAGGCCGAAGCGCAGGCCGAGAGCGAGCAGGTCACCTCGGGCTTGCGGATGCAGGCGCGATCGAAGGAACATGCGGCGAAAGACTTGCAGGGCGCGGCGCTGGAAAATCAGATTCGTAAGAATCGCGTGCGGTGGCTGAAGACGTATCTCACGGAGGCGGGCACGCGGCGCGCGAAAGAGTTAGGCTGGCCGAATACTTATACGCTGACGAAAAGCCTGGCCGAATCGCTGATCGTGAAACATGGCGCGGGGCTGCCGGTTGCCGTGGTGCGTCCGGCGATTGTCGAGACTTCCGTCGCCAAGCCTTTTCTCGGATGGAATGAGGGCATCAACACGTCGGCATCGCTGTCGTATCTGTTAGGGACCTACTTCCGGCAGTTGCCGTCGAATAAAAGCAAGCGGCTGGATATTGTTCCTGTGGATGCGGTTTGCGCCGGCATGACGTTGATTTCTGCGGCTGTGATGGAGCGCAGGCACGATCCGCTGTATCAGTTGGCGACTTCGGTGACCAATCCTTGCGACATGGGGCGGTCGATCGAGTTGACGTCGCTGGCGCATCGGAAACACTATCGCGCGCAGGAAGGCCTGGAGTCATGGCTGCGGCTGCGCTTCGATGCGATTCCGGTTTCGAAGACGCGGTACAACCGGATGTCGGCTCCGGCGCAGAAGGCGATTGTGAAGTCGATTCAGCGCATTATGTCGCCGCTGCCATTGAAAAAAGCGCCGCTGGTGAAGACAGAGAGAAGTTTAGAGCGCCTGGAAAAATTGATTGAGTTGTTCGAGCCTTTTATTTTGCTGAACGAGCACGATTTCGCTGCGGAAAATATTGAGAAGTTGTCGTATGCACTGGTGCCGGAAGAGCAGGAAACTTTCGCTTACGACACGCGCTCGCTCGATTGGTGGGAGTACTGGATCAACATTCACATCCCGGCGCTGCGTTACTGGACATACCCGCTGATTGAAGGCAGGCCACTGGAAGCGCGGCCTCCGCGCACTTTTCAACTTGCGCCCGCGAGCGGCGTTGCCGTGAAGACTGGGACCGATGGAGCCACGTGGCGATATTCCTGA